A segment of the bacterium genome:
CTGCACCACGGGATATTATAATCAGGATTTCGAATATTGCACAATCGGCGGCGGATACTACAACGCGGCGAAATTTTCTTATTCGACCGTGGCCGGCGGATACGGCAACACTGCCGGTGGTACTTCGGCAACGGTCGCGGGCGGGTTGAACAATACCGCGAGCGATAACAATGCGACTGTTGGAGGCGGAATGGACAATACCGCCGGTCAATATTGTACCACTGTGGGTGGTGGGGAGGGCAACAGCGCTATCGAAGAATATGCATTTGTGGGCGGCGGGTCATACAACACTGCCAGCGGCTCCTCTGCCGCTGTAGGCGGCGGAGCAGGGAACAATGCCAGCGGCAGTACCGCTACCGTGGCTGGTGGATATGCGAACGCCGCCAGCGGTTATGCCACCACTGTGGGCGGCGGAGGGCAAAATACTGCCGGATTCAACGGTGCGACCGTGGCTGGCGGCGCCAATAACAACGCTGGCAATGCCTACACGACCGTGGCCGGGGGGCATGGGAACAACGCCACAGAAGAATATGGAACTATTGGCGGTGGGGAAGGGAACACGGCCAGCAGTTATTATGCGACTGTGGGTGGCGGGGAAGCCAACATAGTCAGCGGATACGACGCAACCGTAGGCGGCGGAGCCGTAAACACCGCCAATAACTATTTCGGGACCGTAGGCGGTGGAGTAACAAACACCGTCAGCGGCTATGCCGCGAGCGTAGGCGGCGGTTACGCTGATACAGTTTGGGGAGATTATGGCGGCGTGTTCGCTGGATACAGCAACCGGGCCGGTGATGCTTTGGTCGATACCGCGGCTGTAGTTGCCGGTGGCTATAATAATGATGTGACCGGCAAGTTTTCGTCGGTCGGCGGGGGCCGCAACAATTCGGTAGCCGCAAATTACTCGTCGATCATCGGCGGGTACGCTGACACGATCTTCGCGAGCGCGCATTACTCGATTTTATTCGGTTTAAATTCGAACATGACTCAGGACTCAACGATCATGCTGGACATGCCACATGTGTGGTTCGGTACCGAGGCGACGGGTTATGAATTTCCGAGACAGCGGGGCACGAACGGTCAGGTCATGGTAACAAATGGAAGCGGTCAGCTAAACTGGGCTACTGCTGCGGCTTCTGATACAGATTGGATCATATCCGGTTCCAATATGTATTCGGGCGTTTCGGGCAACGTGGGGATCGGCATCACGGCTCCTCGTTATAAATTGGACGTGAGCGGAATTATCTGCGGCGGGACTGCGGATACCGTAAACGGGATTTATGGCGGTATTCTATCTGGTTACAGTAACCTGGCGGGTGTTGCTGCCGGGGATACGGCGGCGACCGTGGTCGGTGGGTTGAATAATTCATCAACCGGGAAGTATACATTTGTGGGTAACGGATGGAATAATAGCGCGGATTCAGCATACAGTTTTGTCGGTGGGGGAGTGAATAACCACACCCGCGGTAGGTATGCGGCGGTAAGTGGCGGCCAGGGGAATTTGGCGAGTGGGAATTCTGCAACCGTGGGCGGTGGAAATAGCAACAACGCCAGCAACATGAATGCTACTGTCGGTGGGGGGTATGTCAATAATGCCAGCGAAAACAGCGCAACTATCGGCGGTGGCAGAAATAATACAGCCAGCGGGGCATATGCAACGGTTTCTGGCGGATTTTATGGCACTGCAAGCGCCAACTATGCGACTGTGGGTGGCGGAAATTATAATTACAATGCCGGTGATTACTCAGTCATTGCCGGTGGTTATGCGGATACAATCACCGCGACCGGGGATTACTCATTTGTTTTCGGGATTAATAGCAATCTAACTCAGGATTCGACGATCATGTTGGACATTCCGCATGTCTGGTTCGGCACCGAAGCCACGGGCTATGAATTTCCGAGACAGCGAGGCACGAACGGCCAGGTCATGGTAACAAATGGAAGCGGTCAGCTAAACTGGGCTACTGCAGCGGCTTCTGATACGGATTGGATTATTTCCGGTTCTGATATGTATTCGGGCGTATCCGGTAATATTGGTATCGGAACTACCATACCTCGATATAAGCTTGATGTAAATGGGATAATATGTGGGGGCACGAGTGATACAGTGAATGCCACTTTTGGAGGAGTTTTATCCGGTTACAGTAACTTAGCGGGTAATGATGCTGCAGATACGGCGGCGACAATAGTAGGTGGATGGGATAACTCGGCGACCGACAAATGGACTTTTATCGGGGGCGGAAAGAGCAATTCTGCCAAAGGCTATTACGCGGTTGTGGCCGGTGGATACGACAACGCTACTGATTCAAGCTTTGCAACCGTTGGAGGTGGATATCTCAATACGGCTGGAGATAACTTCGCGACCGTGACCGGTGGATCGTCCAACGACGCGATCAGCAACTATTCCAACGTCAGTGGCGGAGAAGGCAATACTGCTAGTAATATCCATTCGACTGTGGGTGGCGGAGGTTTTAATACCGCCAGCGGCAACTATTCTATTGTAAGCGGCGGACAAAGCAACACTGCCAGCAACGACCATACATTTGTAGCTGGCGGCTATAACAACACCGCCAGCGGTACATATGCGACGATAGGTGGCGGAAGGACCAATCTCGCAAGTGGTGCTTATACCACGGTTAGCGGTGGCTATGCTGATTCCGCAATGTACCAATATGCCACGGTTGGTGGCGGATACAGCAATGCCGCCGATAGTGATTTTGCGACCGTGTCGGGCGGGTATAATAACACAGCCAGCAGTTATGGCTCGACCGTGAGCGGCGGCGGGAATAATACTAGTGATGGTGTTTATACCACGGTGTCAGGAGGAGGTATTAATATTGCTTATGGCTACTATACAACTATAGGTGGCGGAGCCAACAACTTGACCAACGGTAATTATTCGACAGTTCCCGGAGGATATGATAACACTGCTTCCGGAAATATGTCTTTCGCGGCCGGTAATAGAGCTAGTGCTGCACATCGAGGATGTTTTGTCTGGGCTGATTCATCATCAGGCAGTATTTTTTCTTCAACTGTTGCAAATCAGTTTCGGGTGCGGGCAACCGGTGGCATTGACCTTACCGGGAATGTAGCGATCCGAAACACAGCCGGCACGATCGTTGTTGAACTCGGCGAGGGACTTGATTATGCCGAGGGGTTCGATGTTCGGGATAAGGGCAATGTTGTTCCGGGCATGGTCTTGACTATTGACCCGGAGAATCCCGGTAAATTGAAGCTAAGCGATGAACCTTATGATATAAAGGTTGCAGGTATCGCGGCCGGCGCCAAAAATTTAGGTTCTGGCGTGCGCTTGGGCAATGGTCAGTTTGACTGCGATGTGGCGCTTGCCGGACGTGTTTACTGTAACGTTGACGCAACGGAAATGAGCATTGAACCGGGTGACTTATTGACGACCTCGGCGACACTAGGTTACGCGATGAAAGTTACCAACTACGCTCGCGCTCAGGGAGCGATTCTCGGAAAAGCCATGCAAAAGTTGGAAAGAGGCAAAAAAGGCCAGATTTTGGTTCTTGTGACGCTTCAGTAATGGAGGTTGAAATGAAGATGCTATCAGCAACCATCACTGTCATCAGCTTCTTTATCACCGTAATCGTTGAGATTGTGTTTTTCAACAATCTCATTGGGTTCAGCGCTCCGGTCACTCCCACGGAAGCAACGGCGATTGCCGATGTCTGGTACGCGATGGAATTGAATTCCGGCCATCTGAAGATGGAGGAAAGCGAGAGATCAAGCAGGTTGAGCGGGATCAAGGATCAGCAGGTGATGTATCTGGTCTCAGCCGACGAGCTGTTGGACGAATACCCGCACGATCGATCCGTGCTGGCTTATATCGTGATATTCAAGCCCAATGGTTTCGTGGTAGTTTCCGGCGATGACCGCATTGAACCGCTCATGGTGTGCAGCGCCGATTCCCGGTTTCGGTGGGACCAGCCAAAAATAAATTTCCTGAGGTTTTACCTGGGGAAAACTATGCCGGCTTTTTGGAAGAACATGCCGGCGCAGACAAACAAGAACTGGTCATTATTGCGCGGAAAATTGGCGGAAAACCTTGAACAGATGACCTTTGATGATAACGGAAGAGCTTACTACATACTTTGGTATACCGCACCATGGGACCAGACGAACTATTACAATGACACTTGCGCCGCTCATAACGGCGGCAATGAAGTGCCTACTGGTTGCGTGGCGACCGCCCTGGCGATCAAAATGCACTGTCACAGCTGGCCGCCCACCGGGAATGGTTCTCATAGTTACACTGATAATGACGGATCCATACAGTACAGCCATAATGTGAACCTTGGCGCGCAGTCTTACAATTGGGCAGCCATGCCGTATGACACCCTTGTAGCGCCGAATTCGGGAGTCGCGCGGGTTATGTACCATTCCGGTGTGACCGTGAACATGGACTATGAGCTGATTGAGTCCGGAGCAAATACCGGCAACGTCGCTGAAGCCATGAACAGTCATTTCCGATACCGGGGAGCGACCAGCGTATATGATTCCGCCAATCCATCCGGACATGAGGCCGGTTTGAAAACAAGCGTTGTCGGCCGCCTGCCGACCCAGATCGGCGGTTGGGGCCATTCGGTTCTGGTTGACGGGTGGACCGATCAATTCACCGCGCAATGGCATATCAATTGCGGCTGGAGCGGCGCGAATAACGGTTGGTACCTATTAGATATGTTGCCCCCAGGAGGAACCGGGGTTATCTCTAGATCGATCCCCTATGCCCAGCCGAACAACTGGATCTATATTGATAGCAGCTGGGTCGGCACGGAGGATGGGAGGATCAACGCTCCGTATAATACGCTCACTGAAGGCGAGGCGGCATCGATCAATGGCGGACAATTGATGATCAGGACCGGGACCTATGCTGGAGCGGGCAACGTACCTGTAACTTTCGATAATGCGGTTGAAATCAGGGCGTTTGGGGGTGACATCATGATGGGCGATAATCTGACGCTGACAAATTATGATGGGATTCTGCTCCATGGCAACGGGCAGCTGAAAATAACGCCGGCAAAATAAGGCAAATAATACCAATAGAATAAAAATGCCAAGGCGCAGAATCGAACTGCGGACACCCGGATTTTCAGTCCGGTGCTCTACCATCTGAGCTACCTTGGCGTTTTTGTCTTTCTAGTCTTTTTGGTTTCTCTGGTCTTTTTAGTTTGAACCAGATAGACTAGACAAACTAGAGAGACTAAATAGACTATCTTAATTACTTGCTGAGTATATCCACAATTCGCGGTGTGTCAATATATTCGCGAAACACGCCTCGTCATAGAGAGATTATTTTTAATTTTCAGAAGAAATCACAAAATTCAACATGATTTTGAAAAATTTTACAATAATAAAATATTCGTTATAATTACCGTGGTTTTAAGAGTATAAATTCAACATTTTATGGTTTTCGTTTAATCCCGCATCATGCATAGCGGGGCAGGGCGGATTTTGTTGTATTGTAAAATCAATACTTTTATTATTCCCTCATTATCGAATTTACATTATACTCCTTGACAATGTCTAAATAATGAGTAATATATACCGAAACATTGAAAATATTTTAAAGAAAAGGAGATGATAAAATGAAGGTGGCTGGGTATATCAAAGTAACCATTGTCTTTGAGCAATTACCTGACCGTTGGACCGTGCAATGCGTTGAGCTTGGCACGGCAACATTTGGTAAAACCTTGGAAGATGCAAAAGCTAAAATTATGGATGCGATATTATGCCATTTGAATACCCTCGATGAATTAGGTGAGACCGAATATTTCTTTAAAAAACATGGTATAAAATATTACGAGCAAAAACCAAAAGAAAAAAGAGAGACGGTTACAACATCTCTCAGCGATAATATTCTGGTTCAAAAAAGATTACAGCGCATTCCCGTTTTCGCTCATGCTCATGCATGAGTAAGTACACTACCGTACCTGCAATAACCCCAAACCAATTAATAAAACTCCTTTGTTTAGGTGAATGGGTAGAACATAGACGAAGCAAAGATGGCGTATGCATTAAACGCAAAATTGGGAAACATTGGCAAGTTGCCTTTATTCCAATACATGATGCAGTTCTTGATAGCGGCACATTACATGCTATTTTGGGAACAAAACAAACCGGCATTGGTCGCAAAGGATTATTGGATTTATTAAATAAATACGGCTTACCTTAAATAACATAATCAAAGCTCTCAGCAGTTTCTTAAAGACATAAACGGTACTATTTAATAGGTTTATCTTATACAGTTGGAATCTTCCACCAATCTTTTGCAATTACCCAAGAATATTGATCTTTTTCATCTTTTTGAAAGTTGCTTTTTTAAATCCGTACTCATGCATCAATTACAATATGGAGAAATTAGCAAAATTTAACATGATTTTGAATAATTTCACAACAATAAAATATTCGCCGTAATTACGATAGTTTTGAGGGTAAAAATTCCACATTTTATAGCAGGGCGGATTTCGTCCTCTTGATCTGGTCATCACTAAAGCGCTTATGCAGTTGTTGATCCATAATCAAACTCCTTTCTTGAAACCCAGATTATAGCTCTTTTGGGGTCTGTATGTTTAAAATAATACTTGACAAAAAAAGTTTGTCGATTATACTTTCAAAGAAGAGCAAATGAGAGAAATAAAAAGTATTTATTACAAATATTATCCTGGACTAATATTATATATTGATGATTTGTGGCAAATCATTAATATATTTAAAGATCACCCTAAAAAAACCGAATTAGTATTAGGCAAATATATCATTGACGACGTAAATGAGCTTAAGAATTTTCCTGATAAAAAAGCTAACTTTCTTACACTGACAGCTGACAGCCCGTATATAAAATTATATCTCAGCAAATCTAATAATTTTATAGCATTAGAAACAGAAGACAACCAATTTTTGCGTGGCTTATTAGTTAGAATTGAAAACATTATATTACGCAGAAGACGTTTTTGGAGTTATCTCAATCCTGTTTTTTTCTCGATTTTAATATTATTATTTACTATTATCTCAATGTTATACGTTATAATAACTATACCTTTTGGTACAAGATTTCTAATAACTTTATTTGCATGCTGGGCAATTCCTACCTCATTTGGGTATTTCATGCAATATTTAGAAAAAAATAAAAGTTTTGAAATATATTTATATGTTAACAAAGATGAACCAAATTTTTTCAAACGGAATAGTTCATCTTTATTTTTAGCATTCATTTGTAATGCTTTAATTCCAATTATTGTTGCTATTATAATTTTTTTTCTTAATAAAATATTGAATTTATTTTTCAAATAAGAAATACTCGAAGATATCTGCCAATACTCCGGGTTTTTTGTGAATTTTTACCAAAAATGCTCGATACCAGGTCCGCTACCTGAACCTTTTGCGGTAAAATATTAAAACCATAGATAATAGACTTGACTGGTTCCGGCGGTTCCGGTGTCAATATTTTATAACAGGACGAATTTTGTTTAAAGACTATGGTGTTAATGTTATTGACAGTAGAGAATAATTCATTATTATAGTAAAATAATTAAGGAGGTAGATCATGAAGAAAAAGAGTTTTGAGATGATAAAATTGCTTGCTGAACAATATACAAAAACCGCTTATAGAAAAGATATAAAGGATGTATATATTACATACGCAAAACACGATAAGGACATATGGAAAGTCAATGTTGAATTTAAAGAAGGAACAAATTGGGTTATGACTAAATCAGCTTGTCTCGAAATTAGCGCAACATCGGGTGAATTGTTGGCATTTTATAAAGACAGAACATGGCAATTTTAAATGGGAATGATACGACACAATATTATTATTCAGGGGATTAATAAAACGAAAAAACTAAATGCATTATTTGACAGTGGAGCTAATTACAATTATATTAAACGAAAGTTCTCTGACGGAGACGATGTTAATAATATAGGATTTCATGTCTTTGAAGGTCAATGTAAGGCAAGATTAGCCACAGAATCCACTGTTGATGGACAGAGAGTTAGATTTAAACAAATAAAAATAGATAAATGCCAGGAAGAAGAACCGTTGTTTGTTATTATAGATTCTTTATCTGAAGATGTGATCATTGGGGCTTATCAAATGCAAAAATTCGGTATAGTTTTAGACCTAACAAACGAAAGAATATTGTGAAATAAAAGCAGATTATTTTTTGAAAACTTTCAAGATCATATAATGGACAATTCAAAGGCACCTAAAATATTGTATGATAGTATATAAAACAATAAATTTCGCTTTATGATGAAAAACAAAGATGCTAAAAACAGATTTTTTGATTTAAAATATTTATACAATAGTGAAAGAAAAACAGAAACTGATACATACAACCAATCGCCAGAAATTTACAGAAGATTAAATGAGATAATAGATAAAATAATTTGCAAGTTGCCATATTTTTGGGGCGATTTCGATAATAACCTTACTGATAAAGGCGAACATCAGTATTTCTGTTCACTTAATTATATGCAGGCACCTTATACGTTTTGGCAGATTATTTCATTATACAGAAAAGGTTATTATTTGGAAGCAATTATTTTATGCCGCAATCTTTTTGAAACAATTATTCAAATGAAATATTTTTATAAATATCCTTATAAAATAACAGATGATTGGCAGCATGAATGTAGATTTATTAATCCGGATACTGTGAAAAATAGAAAAAGTGAATTATTCAAAGACAGCGAAAACAATAAATCTATACGTGTTGTATATGGGGAATTAAAAATTGGAGTTAGCAAGCAAGTGAAACAATCTTTTTATTATGTGGAATTTGAATGGACTGCGGAAGAAGCACGGCAACACTGTATGCAAAACAATGGCAAATTTTATAAGACTAATAGAAAGAATTTTAAAATGATGTTTGAAGAATTTGCACCTGGTTTTTATGATAAACATTATCCTATTTTTTGCGAAGCTGCCCATGGCACTGGTTTAAAAATACCCAACAAGCATGAAGGCGCTAGTACAATTACGATGCCGGGTTGTCATTATGATGTTCGAAAGGCAGATTTTATATGCATCTATTTAATCATTCTCCTTTATGCTTATATAAGTTTTTATAGTATAATCTATGACAAAAATTCGATTGAAAAAAACGCTCTATTATATCAGGAAATAATTGACAGTAAAAATTGGCTAAAAAGAATTATGCAAGATCATCAAAAAATCAACGACAAATCTGTGGGTTGGTATGATCACATTTATAAAATAATTAATAATATATGATGATTTATGACTATACATAAAATCCATAGGTCGCAATGTACAGCATATGGATTAGGGGCAACAACGTTGGGCCGTAGTCTCTTTGTAATAATAAAAAACTGTATTAGGGTTTATAATAATATACCGTATTGACTTAAAAGATATTTTGGATATAATAAACTATTAATCACTGATCTTTAAAAATTAAAAATTTGATTTTCTCATCAAGAGAGGCTGAGGGATGGGCCCTGTGAAGCCTCGGCAACCCGCCACAAATAATGGCAGGGTGCCAATTCCCGCCCGAAAGGGAGAGATGAGTCAATAAAAATGACCTTCCCGATCGGGGAGGTTTTTTGTTTCACGGGCGTAAACGCCCTACTCCGAATGGAGTAGAGCCCAGCCGTGCTGGATTATAACCTTCAGGCTCGTAAATTGATCGAAAGGAGGCTAGATGCCAAAAACGATAGAGGAGATAAACGCAAAAATAAAGGCGGGAAAGGCCGTCGTGTGCACGGCCGAGGAGATCATCGGTATAGCAAAAAAGAAAGGTACGAAAGCCGCAGCCCGGGATATTGATGTGGTCACGACCGGCACGTTCGGTCCGATGTGTTCATCCGGCGTTTTTATCAATACCGGGCATACCAAGCCGCGGATGAAGATCACTAAAGCGTTCCTGAACAATGTGGAAGCATTCTGCGGCATTGCTGCGGTCGACCTTTACGTCGGCGCCACCCAATTATCTGAGAACGATCCCGCGAATTCCGATCACCCGGGCGCGTTCAGGTATGGGGGAGGGCACGTCATAGAAGACCTGGTCGCCGGCAAGGAGATCAAGCTCAGAGCTTATGGTTACGGGACTGATTGCTATCCGCGTCGAGAATTGACAAGCAGTTTTACTCTACATCAGATCAACGACGCCTTTTTATTCAACCCCAGGAATTCATACCAGAATTATAATGTAGCGGTCAATCTTGGGAAAAAAAGGATATACACATACCTGGGTATGTTGAAACCGGGATTAGGCAATGCGAACTATTCTTCAGCCGGCCAGCTCTCGCCGCTGTTGAATGATCCGCTTTACAGGACGATCGGCATCGGCACCAGGATCTTTCTGGGCGGCGGGATCGGGTACGCGGCATGGCCTGGAACGCAGCACGATCCATCCGTTGCAAAGACGGCACGCGGAGTACCCAGAGGCGGTTCCGGAACGATCGCGGTCATCGGCGATCTGAAACAGATGAAGTCGCAATGGCTGCGCGGGACGAGCGTGGTCGGATACGGCGTCAGCCTTACGGTCGGCATCGGCATTCCAATACCAATCCTTGATGAGGAAATGCTGGTCTATACAACTGTCACCGACAGGGACATCGTCGCGCCAGTCGTCGATTATTCTTATGAATATCCTAACCTCACGGGAAAAATAGTTGGCGAAACCGATTACGCGTCGCTAAAGTCGGGCAAGATAAAGATCGGCAAGAAAACTGTTCCCACATATCCTATTTCCAGTTATCCCAAAGCCCGCGAGATCGCGCAGACTTTAAAATCTTGGATCGTCGGCAAGCGGTTTTTTCTCACTAATCCGGTGCAGTTGCTGTCCGGAAAGGAATCGGGCGTGAGTTTCAGGGCGTTTGGCGGCCGATACAGATGAGGATGAAGTTACGAGGTTGAGAAGTTAGGAAGATATGAAAGGAGGAACAATGACTATATCAAAACGCGTCGTACTTCATTTTCCGCCATCGCTGGTGGAAGAACCAATGACGTATGTTCTGGTCAAAAAGTTCAATGTTATGTTCAATATCTTGAAAGCTCGCGTCTCGGTCGATGATGGCGAAGGCGCACTGCTGCTTGAACTGACCGGGACTGAGCGCAACATGAATAATAGCCTAATATATCTCAAACAGCTGGGCGTAAAAACCGAAACGCTCGATAAGGACCTTGTACGCGCTGATGAAAAATGCGTGCAGTGCGGTATCTGCGCGCTGGTCTGTCCCACGAGCGCGTTCAGCATCACGGCACGCGAGATGACTTTGAACTTCGACGCGGCGAAATGCATAGGCTGTGATGAATGCCGCAAAAACTGTCCTTACGGCGCGATAAAGACGTATTTCCCGTAGGACGGGGATGCAGGGATGAAGAGAAGTTAAGATGCCGGGATGAAGGGATGCGGATAAGAGCAAGATAAAAAAGGCACAGGGAATGAAAAGGCAAGGTTACCAGCCGCGAACTTATCGGTCGATGTGCCATGGACAGAAAATGGTAAATTTCAACGTGGTCATCGGTGAAAGCGACTTGTTGATACGGGCTGATCGCGATTTGTATAGCGAAGCGCATAAGATCCTTAGTTCGCTGCGGCATGATTTTAAATCTTATATTGACAGTGATAAGTCATTCTTGACCTCTCTGGAACCGCTTTTTGTACCGGCAACGGCGCCTGAAATCGTAAAAATTATGGCGAAGGCCGGCAAGGAATTTGGCGTAGGACCCATGGCAGCAGTGGCGGGTGCGATAGCGGAAAAAGTTGCCTGCGATCTGACCAGCTATTCGCAAAATGTGATCGTTGAGAACGGCGGAGACATATACATGTTCGGCAAACAGCCGATCACCAGTGCCATCTATGCCGGTGATTCGCCGCTATCAATGAAACTCGGGATCGCGATTGAACCCAGTCCTGGGGGTGTTAGTATCTGCACATCGTCAGGGACAGTCGGGCATTCCTTGAGTTTTGGTAACGCGGATTCAGTCTCAGTGATATGTGACAACGGAAGTATGGCTGACGCTGCTGCTACAGCTATCTGCAATATCGTAAAGAGCGATAAAGACCTTGAACAGGCAGTCGATTTTGCACGAAAATTCAAGCAAATAATTGGTCTGGTAATCATTATAAAAGAAAAAATTGCGGTCTTTGGTGAGAGAATAAAGTTGGTTTACATATAGCGCTAATGAATGCGTAACTTTTCAAAATCTGATGGAACAAATGTAGCCGCAACCTTTAGAGTCTGTCCTGAAGAAATTCAGGATTGCGAAATTACTTTAGATTTCAATAGGTCTTTACGCAGGCTGAAGCCTGCGGCTACAACTTCCCCCTTTAAAAAAGGGGGAAAAAGAGGAA
Coding sequences within it:
- a CDS encoding C10 family peptidase, with the translated sequence MKMLSATITVISFFITVIVEIVFFNNLIGFSAPVTPTEATAIADVWYAMELNSGHLKMEESERSSRLSGIKDQQVMYLVSADELLDEYPHDRSVLAYIVIFKPNGFVVVSGDDRIEPLMVCSADSRFRWDQPKINFLRFYLGKTMPAFWKNMPAQTNKNWSLLRGKLAENLEQMTFDDNGRAYYILWYTAPWDQTNYYNDTCAAHNGGNEVPTGCVATALAIKMHCHSWPPTGNGSHSYTDNDGSIQYSHNVNLGAQSYNWAAMPYDTLVAPNSGVARVMYHSGVTVNMDYELIESGANTGNVAEAMNSHFRYRGATSVYDSANPSGHEAGLKTSVVGRLPTQIGGWGHSVLVDGWTDQFTAQWHINCGWSGANNGWYLLDMLPPGGTGVISRSIPYAQPNNWIYIDSSWVGTEDGRINAPYNTLTEGEAASINGGQLMIRTGTYAGAGNVPVTFDNAVEIRAFGGDIMMGDNLTLTNYDGILLHGNGQLKITPAK
- a CDS encoding aspartyl protease family protein, producing MGMIRHNIIIQGINKTKKLNALFDSGANYNYIKRKFSDGDDVNNIGFHVFEGQCKARLATESTVDGQRVRFKQIKIDKCQEEEPLFVIIDSLSEDVIIGAYQMQKFGIVLDLTNERIL
- a CDS encoding DUF5677 domain-containing protein, producing the protein MMKNKDAKNRFFDLKYLYNSERKTETDTYNQSPEIYRRLNEIIDKIICKLPYFWGDFDNNLTDKGEHQYFCSLNYMQAPYTFWQIISLYRKGYYLEAIILCRNLFETIIQMKYFYKYPYKITDDWQHECRFINPDTVKNRKSELFKDSENNKSIRVVYGELKIGVSKQVKQSFYYVEFEWTAEEARQHCMQNNGKFYKTNRKNFKMMFEEFAPGFYDKHYPIFCEAAHGTGLKIPNKHEGASTITMPGCHYDVRKADFICIYLIILLYAYISFYSIIYDKNSIEKNALLYQEIIDSKNWLKRIMQDHQKINDKSVGWYDHIYKIINNI
- a CDS encoding homocysteine biosynthesis protein, which codes for MPKTIEEINAKIKAGKAVVCTAEEIIGIAKKKGTKAAARDIDVVTTGTFGPMCSSGVFINTGHTKPRMKITKAFLNNVEAFCGIAAVDLYVGATQLSENDPANSDHPGAFRYGGGHVIEDLVAGKEIKLRAYGYGTDCYPRRELTSSFTLHQINDAFLFNPRNSYQNYNVAVNLGKKRIYTYLGMLKPGLGNANYSSAGQLSPLLNDPLYRTIGIGTRIFLGGGIGYAAWPGTQHDPSVAKTARGVPRGGSGTIAVIGDLKQMKSQWLRGTSVVGYGVSLTVGIGIPIPILDEEMLVYTTVTDRDIVAPVVDYSYEYPNLTGKIVGETDYASLKSGKIKIGKKTVPTYPISSYPKAREIAQTLKSWIVGKRFFLTNPVQLLSGKESGVSFRAFGGRYR
- a CDS encoding NIL domain-containing protein, translating into MTISKRVVLHFPPSLVEEPMTYVLVKKFNVMFNILKARVSVDDGEGALLLELTGTERNMNNSLIYLKQLGVKTETLDKDLVRADEKCVQCGICALVCPTSAFSITAREMTLNFDAAKCIGCDECRKNCPYGAIKTYFP
- a CDS encoding UPF0280 family protein is translated as MKRQGYQPRTYRSMCHGQKMVNFNVVIGESDLLIRADRDLYSEAHKILSSLRHDFKSYIDSDKSFLTSLEPLFVPATAPEIVKIMAKAGKEFGVGPMAAVAGAIAEKVACDLTSYSQNVIVENGGDIYMFGKQPITSAIYAGDSPLSMKLGIAIEPSPGGVSICTSSGTVGHSLSFGNADSVSVICDNGSMADAAATAICNIVKSDKDLEQAVDFARKFKQIIGLVIIIKEKIAVFGERIKLVYI